The DNA region CTTATGCGAGCTTTTATATTTGCCTGTTACTTTGATCTTTTaaagcaattttttattttttataaacataGTTTTGATTCAGCATCACTACCTTGCtacaaatttcatatttattttctttgcgTTAAACAAAGGGCTACTAGGCCAAAACAGAAACAAAATTATCCATGGAAGACTATGCCAACAACATCCACCATCGCTTCGAGATGAAAGTTAAAGCAAAATCAAAATTCCTAACAGTTGAACAAAGCTGCAAATTTGATACACTTTAAAGATAAATCAGTAAACATTGAATATCCATGTGATGATGACCGTGTCTTTGCCGCATAAGCATTGTGAAATGATGATGGACTTTCTAAATATAGGAACCAATGATGAGGAATAAGACTAAATAGTCAGCGAATATTCTCCATTGATATCAGTCATACTTGATAAGGTTGATGTGAAAAAGGATGAAAGTTTAGAAATAATATTGATTGTTgctaaatattcaaattaatttaaagatccatatcaaatattttttttataatttttttgtaattttaattaaataaaattgatatatttttcacTACACCTCAGCTACACTATgttcaagaaaaaagaattttgacattttgagaaaagaaaaatacatatgTATTTTATGAGAATTTCTCTCTAGTTCATTATTAAATCAATCTCAAATTTATCAAGACTGAAACCCTGGCGTCATCTGATTTCAGCAGGTGAGTAGgcgtaaaataatatttgtaaagGAGCGTGTAGTGTAGTGTAGTCATGTTATCATCTATTCTAAATTTCTAATGTCTTTGTCCTGTCCTTCCTTTTCCTTGCAAAGTAGAAAACGAAAGCATCTCCCTCTCTCCTAAGCAAGCAATTGCCCTTAACCCTCAAAATCTTCCTCTTTCTCTCACAGCCATTGATTCTCCATGGACGAGTATCTCTCTCTCCAATTTCAACATTTTACACATCAGCAACCTTCATTTCCAATTCAATAAAACTAaccttttctttcaatttttcattgaCACAGATCGGAGCAATACCCGAAGGAGTATTACCCTAACGATCAAACAATCACCAGAAGAGTCTCCTCGTCCTCTTCGACGACCAGCGTCCACGTGACAGCCCTAGACGGCCTGGTGAACGTCAACTCCCTCTTCACAATCGCAGTGTTCGTGGGCCTCTCCCTGACCACCCCGGGCCAGCGCAGCCTCGAGAACCGCTCCTCCTGCGACGCCGGTGTCGACGTGGCCAAGAAGCTTCTCGTCTTTGAAGTCGTCTCCTTCAGCTTCTTCCTTTTCTCGTCGCTGGTGGCCCAGGGGCTGAAGCTGGCGCTGAACCTGCTCAACAGCAAGGACGCCGACGAGGCCTTCCGGGCCCACATCAACCTGAAAGCCCTAAGGCTCGGCATGCTGGGCTCCGCCATTGGCTCCGTCATGGGCTGCCTCTTCCTCGTCCTGTCCATGGTTAATGTCATCGAGATCCGATTGGGAATGCTGTCGTGCGGGAGCAAGGCCGCCGCGCACGCTGTGGCCACCATGGTCGTTTTGGTCTCCTCCGCTCTCGTGCTTTATATTTCCACTGCTATCTATGCTTTTACTCGCTGAAActtaacaaacaaacaaaacagaTAAATtcgttatttgtattttatgtgAAGCTTTGTTATGGTTTTGggttttatgtttgatttgttCTCGAATGGCCGTTGGAGCGACCAGGTGGAGACTAGAGAGGCGCAATTTAGCTGTTGCTCTCTTGTTTGGTTTCTTTTattgatagaaaaataaaaatgagttatttgcggaaaattcattttgttttgcttttgtgTTTTTAGTTATTTGTGTTGCCTATTTACTTCATTGTGGGTTAAATGAGATTTGAgaagtgtttgtgtttggattacAGTTGCATCCAACTGAACCCACATTAAACTCAATCCTCCACTCACATAACTTTTTCGTGTGTGCGTTGAAACGTGTATAGTTTTCCCATTCAAAGTGGATACAATGCCTATACAAATGCACACTCTTAGGTGACTTGTTATTTGGTTAGGCCGTGTTTTGTTGGTAAAACAAATTCTAATGTGGTGTGGTTTAGATGatggatttgtttggatatttttcatattagttAAGGTGGCATGCGAAGAATTTTGACTCTGGTGTAATTGGTGGGGTGTAGTTTTCTTGTTGAAGATGcaagaggaaaaattgatgaTCATATATACGGATGGAACTTATTTTGACTGAATTGAACATCTGGTCTAAACTGCGGTTGCAGGATTTGATCAAAGTTTTTCTCTGGTTACAGGATTGGTTTTGCATGCTGAGTCAGCAATTGAGTAGTGGTTCTTTGTGTGATTAGAGCTCTTGTTCTGGTTTTCTCAGTATTTTAGATAGCTTAATTGTTTAATGGATGATTGATGTGGATTAATTTTAATGGAACGaaataatttgttttgcttCATTGCTTTCCGAGTAGTTTAAATTAAGTTAATGCACACATTCGTATAAAAGCATTCAACATTGTCTTAATTGTTACATCTGATGTACGTGTACCTAAACATCTTAGTGTTTTGTTAATTAAGGATACATGAAAAGGTTAGACTCTGTGCTGCGGTTGGTGAAATGGTTTTCTTGAGGAAACCACAAGATGGAAAATTGATAATCCTAAATGGTAATTGGTTGTGTTATTCATATCAATCAAAATTCTAATATGTAAAGTCACTAGCACATCCTAGTGACTACAATAAAGTCCTGGAGAAAGTTGCTTTAATTTCATGGTTAACTAAGTTCCTCTCTGCAAGCTGAAACTCAAATCAAAGTCATGAATATCATGAATGATTTATCAGGGATGTTACTGAACTGAACTTGGTATATTTGAAGGTTCAAGCCTATGATGCTTGAAGATTTAAACGACTAAGTGATGGTTTAGTAGCACTCTTTAAGCTAGGGTGTATTTTTGCTTCTTGAATGTGTTGCCAATTAAATCTGAACAAAGtaacttgtatttgttttttgcGGTAGTGTATACAAGGTGGACGAATTCACCCTAATTTTAAAGGTGCATTATTGAACTTCTCTTGTTATTAGGTAACATGAGAAAGAAGGCAAGGGAAATGAATGCCCCCAATCTAAATTTCCAAGGATTGTGTTTGATGGGGGCTTAAggctttgatttgtttttaaagATATAAGGTTGGGTATCGTGGTGGGTAACAGCTAACAAGGTTGGGCATGTTagggagatataaggttggcaCAACGTTTGGAGAAGGGTGAAGAGAGAAATGAGAGGTCATGGATTCGaatatttttaactaacatttataataaaactaacaaactaatatttcctgataaaaaaaatgggcaCGTTGGGTTTTAGGGTGTCCATCCagtcattgaaattgaaatggagCGACAAAGTGGAGATTAATTTGGTGTCTAttcttctaataaaaatatttaactttttaatttgaaagaaaattgtCAGTCAGTCCATATATAAGATGTATTTAGAAATGAGATTGGTAGTTGTGTCTTCAAATTTCCTTGTATAAATCAGATTGAATATGTTTCATTTGTGGGTTGGATAAGTCACATAATCAATGTGACGTGAACTAACAACTACAAATGCTTCAAGAAATAATTCTTGTGGAAGCCTTGAAGCTTGATGATGTTCCAGCAAGATTATATTTAGTCCATTGCTTATATTTTTTAGGCTGGTTGGTGTTGAGGGATCACCAATAAGGTACATtctgattaaaaattaagatacGTGTTTTTTTCCCTCGAGAAAGAAGGGTGTTGCACAATGTCAATGATGAATGAGACATACTAGAAGAAGGGGATAGGCAGATACATATAAGTCTGGtgggtttttattttattttattttataggcaAGTAAGTGTGGTGGGAGTGTAAGATATAATTGTGAACATTAGATTAATCTAACTGAAGTAAAGATGGTGTATCATTATGAGTGGTCCACAACAACATTCGTCTACAAAATGACTATTAGTGAGCATAAAGTGTTACAAAAAGTTGGTTTGATCCTAATTTGCTTAGTGCCCACTAAGTGAGGATTTCAAAGGCGAATGAGCTACTTGGTTTGGTGGTAACTAAAACTCAAAACAAGTCAGAAATATGATAAGAAACACAGCTGAACTGAACTTGGTATTTCAAgaacatgtaaaaaaatttaaaatatttttatgtaattatgaATAAGTGTTGGTTATTTGGATCAAATATGATGTTATTAGGAAACAATGAGTATGAAAAACGTTCTCTGCGACATTCAAACATGTGGGGAGGAGGTTGATTAATGTAATGGTATGTTTGGtttagagaaaagaaaataaattttaatggaaagtaaaatgattttgtaagttatttaacaggaaagaaagataaaataatttcttcccCTTACTTAGTTAtgtagaaagtaaaaaagaaagaaaaaaatacgtAAATAAAATGGCataaatatctttaataaaaaaataagttattttgatCTTTCTGCTATGCTAAAACAACTTTCTATCTCCTTTTTCTcccaaaataaaaagattactACAATAGAGGGTCTcacgtttttctttttttaattcttcccTCTCGTGTTGATATCAAATGAGAGAATTATTGAAACTTATGCCCTTTTCCCATCATTCTCTATCTGCCCATCAATTTTCATGCGTAACAAACAAAGcataaaggaaataaatatcTCTTGCCTAAATTTCCAAGGTTTTTGTATTGGAAAAAACTTACGCCAAATTCTTTATATTTGGTGGGGGCATTaggctttgattttttttcgaGTATTCTTTAATGAATAATTACACAGTTAAAACGACAAGGACAGTGGCTTTCATTTTCTTCCTAATTGTTCTTTTTGGTGGCCGATTTACGGATTTTAATTCACTTCTTGTTTGCGATTTTCTtcctaatttttcttatttggtGGTGCATATTAATTAACTTCCAACTTTAATTCTCATGCTCAATTGATTAGCTAAGGAACGAACTTTAGTCGTCTACTTTGGATCCTTAGCCTATTAAAGAAAGTGCCTATTTTAGAGCTCAACCAGTGCAAGTGCTGATAAAAGCCATAAATGAAAGTAAAGACTTCAAATTAAAGGCTCAAAGCTATAAATAAAGTGAGAAAAGCTtaaagtaaagataaaacatAAAGGAAATGGCGAtatatcaattgatttttttaatggataTGTTACTTACGTTTCAATGTACATAGACTAATATGGAGCATAAAActagtttatctttttaaagCATAGAATTATAAAAGCAGGCTTTCTCTCTCTAAACAAAGTCTTTTTTTTCAGGCAAGATTAGAAATACtaagatttttaatattttgtttttcttatatcTTTTTATGGTTGAAGCACAGAAGTCATCAACCCTTCATAATAAAGCcatttctacatttttttagatttttaataatttatctttcTTGAATACCTTATTTTTTCCCCCTGTATTTTTCAATGTAATTTTGTAGAATTTGAATCAATACAggtaaatttcaaaaataaagtcaATGGAGGAATCGTCATATCCTAGCCAAAGTTGATTTGAAAATTAGAAAGATACAAATAGAGATCAGTCACTTAATTATTGACATGACAAATAAGTCATACTTAGACTTACTTGTCTTACCCCATTTTTTACAAGGAAATTTTGATTTGACCAGATTTGAAGTCTAGCTGTCAAAGGTAGGAaggacatagacaaatttaTGGATGTAGATATTCGCCCTATAATAATAAAGTTGTAATAAAAGTAAGGTTATAAAGTTGCACTTATATATTTATACTGATaatataattgaattatttaattccatagttttttatggtttttatttttatatattaattgatttaaattgaGTTTAATGCATAATTTACATGAAGGGCGCGGGGAAAGGTTCATTTCCCTTGTTCCCACTAGGACAAGATTCGCTAGGGTGAAACCTGCCTCTACATAGAAGTTAAAATTCAGAAGATTGAATCAAGTTGATACATACCTTTAACTTAGGTCCTGGATCCACTGAGGGCCAGTAAGGCAACCCTAGAAGCAAATAAGTTCAAAACTCTGAACAATTGATTGAAAAGCAGGCGCGTGAATGTGAGAAAAAATGGGTTGAGAAAATTATGGAGAACCATTGACGTTTGTTTGATGCTTGTTATGTCCACACAACAATGTTTTAATGCCAGGGAAACTTTTCATGTCATTCTTAACTAGCACTCAACGATTGTTGAAGCATTTGCTTGATTGCTTATATTTAGTGTCAATGGATGCGTTACTCAATGTAAAGCTTTTGTCATACGAATTTTGAATAACTGAGAGTAATAGGATCAGTAGTGTTCATTGACTTGTAAGCAAAACACATGCAAATTGTCTCACCTTacgtattttcttatttattgggCATTGGAATCTGGGTTCTATTTTTCTCATGTTTTGGTCGATTAGTCGTCCTGATGCATAATGATTATTAAGTATACTTTTCTGTTCAGAAATATGAAAAGCAATTGCAACAAACTGCCGTTTAACTAGTCAAAGCCTCACTAGCACTCCGTTTAGTAGAAGcatacaaggaaaaaaaattagatgagaaatatgatagataaaaataggaaagagaaaaattggtgaatcaaaataaatgagatataaAGGAAACTTAGAGGTATTTGGTTTTACAAAAATAGgggtaaatagtcacttttatcCCCAGAAGTGTAATTCGTTGACAAATGTATCTCTGAAAgatctaaatataaaatttagtcctcGAAAGTGTTAAAAGTGCGACAAAAATATTCTGCCGTCAATTTCCGTTCATCACCATTTAAAAAGTTGCTTACTTGACACATAGGGACAATTTTGTCAGTAAAAAATTATCCACATAACTGCCAACGTGgagacatatttgtcatatactACATATGTAGTGACTTTTGATTTTCCTTACTGTGTGAAAAAGGATTTTTTGGCATATGCTGATTTTCTTCATTCCCAAAAGCGAcgttcttgattttttcttcaTCTCCCACACTTTTAGAAACTTTTACAAGAGAAGTTCTTCATCTCCCACACTTCCACAACCTCATTACGTGGGCAAATCTCCCAACCACACTGACGCACAACAACACACGGCAACGCACAACGACACACGGCGACGCAGACCCATAGAATCGTTCCCGTCGACGGTGACTACAACGACGCACACCCAGGTTTGGACTTTATCATATGCTATGTCGTTTTTgtatgcttttttatttttttctacgcATATGACTTTTATTGGTTGGCCGTAATGGCATCGTTGTCGACTAGTGTCTTCGTTGTCGACAAACGGTTGTTTTGGGATTTTGACGATGACCGTAACGACGTCGTCGCCATCGCGTTTTTCGTGGTGTTCATCGTCCATCTGGCCTTTGTTGTCAAACCTCTTCTCTTGTGTTCTCTTCTTTATTCTCAAACTTGTTCTCTTCTCTATTATGAAATTTGCCTTCTCTTCTCTATTATGAAACTTTTTATGTTCTCTTTTTGTGaatatacaattaatttttgttatgtttctctataggatgtatgATGAAATCAGTTTTATTTTGCACCACAATAGTAAATTCATACAAAATGCAAGGTGAATTCTATGCCTGAGAAGAAGTTGAAACAAATTTGATTAATGTTTGGACACCCCAAGAATTGTACAAAGCTTGTCACAACTATGTGAAATTACTCacattatagtaaaaaattGGTAACTATTTTCATCCAAATGACTAGAATATATCACAAAATTGacattttgttccaaaagaagACACTGTCATTTAAGTCCAAGTAAAATCATTAACAAATTCctccaacaaaaaaatactgACAATTTAATCCATAAAATTTTTACTGACGTTTACGTCCAAAAATGATTTCTTATTGACATTTTTGTCCAATCTAATCAACACGATCACGTTGGCAATCAATTTTGTAACAAATTTGTCCCTCTGTGTCAGGTAGACAACTTTTTTAACGGTAAGGGAAGAAAGTTAACGGCAGGATATTTTTGTCACACTTTTAACACTTTCGAGGACTAAATTTTGCATTTAAATCTTTCAAGGACACATTTATCAACGAATTACACTTTTaggaataaaaatgattatttacccAAAAAATAGAGATAAGACAACCTCAAATATCAGGACAATTAATGAGGTCGATGAGTGAATGTGTTTTCAGAAAAAGATAGAGATTGAGTTGAAGAGACATAAAGATTCTAAGTTCATCCAACCTTATTAGATGCattatacaaatattaattatgccatcatgtaaaattaattatgtcattcctcatatttttatgaaaataaattcgaGCGACacctatcatttttttatttctttccaccaTATTTAATATATACCAAACAAACTTGCTTTTATTGCTCCTATTTCCACATCTCTCCCTCCATTTCTTTGATATCTCTTCATCACGAAACACAACGTAATTAGTACAACAagatacaagaaaaaaaaaatgtaatgttCTTGAACGGACGACATCAGGTAGAAAGTGGAGAACTTGGCAACCTGTCAAGGCCTATATAGTTGTCAAGTGTGCATTTGCTCGTGCCAATGTTAGGACTCTGCTTTTAGAAGTGGTTTATGGCAATTAACTCTAGTCAACAGATATTCCTCTAACTCCGACTTGATTTTGATCaagttcaaatttgaattttctctcATTTGCAAAATAGAGTGCAATCCTCTGAAAATACTTGATTGGTTATTGtgagaaataaaaacaatatatttagaCCATATAACCATtaataaatgatcaaaattataaGTTACTAGTTGATAGTCATGTGATCCCTTAAAAactcatttatatttattatataaatatttgtataaatatataataaacactaattcaataaaataaaaacttaattctcttaaaaaaatcaataagaaCTTAATTAAAGTATATATCTAAACAGGGCCTAAAGATTTTTATTCTCACATAATACAAAACATTGTTGTGATTGAAAATCATTCGGCTTTTGTGATAACTATTTTTTGGGCAATAAATATTTAGTGGTAACCATTTTAAAAA from Glycine soja cultivar W05 chromosome 8, ASM419377v2, whole genome shotgun sequence includes:
- the LOC114423664 gene encoding uncharacterized protein LOC114423664, giving the protein MDESEQYPKEYYPNDQTITRRVSSSSSTTSVHVTALDGLVNVNSLFTIAVFVGLSLTTPGQRSLENRSSCDAGVDVAKKLLVFEVVSFSFFLFSSLVAQGLKLALNLLNSKDADEAFRAHINLKALRLGMLGSAIGSVMGCLFLVLSMVNVIEIRLGMLSCGSKAAAHAVATMVVLVSSALVLYISTAIYAFTR